The Bdellovibrio bacteriovorus DNA segment GTCTTCGTAAGTTGGCGACGGGGTCGGAGTCAGCTCGCTGGCAAGCTTGCTGATCTGAGCGGTGACGCCGCAACCACAGATCAACATCGAGAGTGTGACAGCTTGAAGTAAATGTCTCAAATTGAGCATCTTTGAATCCTGTTTTTACAAACGTTCAGTAGGTTCAAAGATCTCTTCGTCAGTAGTTAAATTTCACTAAAAGGTAAAATATGAAATGAGGTTCTGAATTCTCATTCCGAACCACGAAAAATAAAGAAACTGTTTGGGTGCACATGCAGATCAATCAAAAAGCTGAACACCCGCTGGTGAAAACTTCAGGACCTGGTTTCTCGTGCTATCGCTGATATAAATATTTCCTGCGCTATCAACGGCGATACCTCGGGGAGAATTAACTTTTCTGCCAAGGCCGGAAGAGCTAATGGTTGCTTTGAATGCTCCTGTACTACTGAATATGTGCGCAACTCCACCTTGGTCAGCCGCGATAATGTCGCCATTCGGTGAAACAGCCGCATCGCCTAAAACTTGACTAAATTTACCACTTGTAGACCCCCATCCACCCGACGAAAACAAAAATGTTCCCGTGGGACTGAACTTCAGCACGTGGTAGTCAGATGCGATATAAAAATTGTTAGAGCTGTCGATACTTATTCCAGCGGGAGAAAAAAATCCACTATCCGGTGTGCCCGCAGTGTCGAAGGCTTCAGTGACAACGCCCGTATCTGGATTAAGACGTCTGATTTTTGAACCCGTCGAGGTGAAATAAAGCTGACCGGCAGAATCCAAAGCCAAGGCGGTAGCTTTCATTCCGATAGGATAGGTCCTTTGCCAATTTCCCGCCGCATCGAACTTTTGAATTCGGTTGCCGTTATCAGCAACAAAGAAACTGCCGTCATTCGTGACTGCGATAGCCCCAGGATATTGAAACTGGCCGTCTCCGGTACCGTTTGAGCCCACTTTCATCAAGAAATCACCGTTATTATCAAACTGTTGAATTCGGTGATTGTGGCTCTCTGCGACCCAGATATTTTGAGAGGCATCGACTGAAATTTTTTGAAGAATGTAGAAATGTCCATCATCGTTGGAAATTCTTCGCACCAAAGGCGTTGGGTTTAAAGCACCATCAAATTTTACGATGCCCATCAAATTGGAATCGGCGACAACAAGAGTGCCTTCCGAGTCGATCGTAAAACTTGAAACATACACCGGAAAGCTTGTCGGTGACGTTAATAAAACCTGTTTAGATAGCCAAGTGCCCGTGCTGCTGAACCTTTGAAGACCACTTTCGTCTAAAACCAAAATGTCCCCTGAGGAATCAAGAAAAAGATCTTTGAGGCCACTGAACTGCCCATTTCCAGTTCCGTTGCTGCCGAACTTCATGAGGAATGTGCCGCTGGGACCGATTTTTTGAACACGATGATTTCCAGTATCAGCAACAAAGATATTGCCGGCAGAATCAATTTTTATGTCTTCAATGTTTATGAATTGGCCATCACCAGTTCCCGAGGAACCGATATTAGCCTGCCACTCTCCAACGCTATTAAATTTTTGAATTATGTGGCGACCGTCAGCCACATAGACGTTTCCTGCTGAGTCTACGGCGACTTCTCTCATGTCGTTAAAATATCCGTTTTCTGTCGAACCTACTGGGGTCGCTGGTATTTGCATCAGCCATGCACCGGTTGGGCTGAATTTTTGAACCCGCCGATTCACGTTATCACCGACATACAAATTGCCTGCAGAGTCTGAAGCAAGACCTTTAAGTGGATTGATCATCCCTTTGAAGGATCCGAATTCACCAATGGTAAAAAGAACATTCCCGTGTTTATCGAATTTGCGAACAGACGGTGTCGCTGCATCATACACCCAAAGGTCGGTGCCATGGGCGAAGACATATTTTGGATCAAACGCGGCCCAAGGACTTCCCAACGGAAATTTGCTGTTAAAGATTTTGTGATCCGAAGCGGCGGCAATGCTGTTACCCCGTTTTAAAAAGGCATAATACGATTTGGGATCTTTATATAATTTTTGTGGGCGAGTAATGTCCAACGAAGTGGGAAGAGGCCCTGTTTGCCAAGTACAACCGTCCGTAGAATTCACATTCAAGCGAAGGCACCAGGAGTCATAATTCGCACCCACCATAGTGACGCTGACATTGGCGCTTGTGAAAGGACTGTTGACTGAAAAACTTGTGAACGAAGGCGGGGGAGTGATGGTCGCAATAGTATCAGCCACATTTCCATCGGAGTCCGTCAAACGTAAAGTCGTCGTACCGGCTGTGCCTGGAGCGGTGAATGTCAATCCACTGACCGAGCCTGCGCCACTGAGTATGGATGCGCTGACCGGAGGAACCCCACCGGTGTACGTCACGGTGGCGGTGTCGCCAATGCCGACGGCAAATGCATTTCCCGCTAAAGGTTCATAAACGGTGATGGTCATTTGTGAAGTCATGCTTAAGCTGTCAGTAACGGCGATTGTTTTACTTCCCGAAGTTGAAGCAGAGTAAACACCCGAGATGGCATCAATGCTTCCGCCACCAGAAACAATCGAATATGTATAAGGTGGAAAACCATTTGAGGCCGTAAAGGTCACGGCGACTCCCGGTGGCATCGAGGAACGATTTACAGCCAGTGAAACAGAAGTAACGACATCAACCAGCGAGGTGGCTGTGTTCCCCAAAGAGTCCGTTATTATAACGGTGTCGGCGGAAGCCGTGTTGGGTGCCGTATAGGAGCCTGTCATAAGACTGATTGTTCCTGTGCTGCCAACACCCATCGTGTAGGTGTAAGGTGGAACCCCACCTGTCGCTGAAAAAGAGCTTAAAGTCGAAGTCAATAATCGAGCGCTCGCTGGAGAGGCCGCCAACACTGGATTCACCGTGAGTGTACGATCGAAAGTATTTCCTAAGGAATCTGTCACTCGTAAAGTCACAGTACCCGTGCCTCCTGCGGAAGTGTAGGTGCCCGTGCTAGCACCAATAGATCCTGGTCCCGATACAAGCGAATAACTGTAGCCGGGAACGCCGCCGCTTCCTGTCAGTGTGGCGCTGTTGTTGGCGGCAATAACTCCGTGATTCAGCGAAGAACTCAATGCTGGATTGACGGTGATATTTATAGAAACTGAATTTGCAAGACTGTCCGTAATTGTGACGGTCGCGGGATTTAAAGATCCATCGGGAGTGAACACTCCGCCTGTCGTGATAGTTCCACCGGTCGCAGAAAATGTATAGGGTGGCACGCCATGATTTGCCGTATAGGTATAAGAACTATTTGTGCTTAAGGTCAGTTGTTTCGGAGAAATATCAAGTGAAGCCGTCACCGGAATTTTTATGAAAGTCTCTGTGCCGTCACCGTCGGTAATTTTAACAAGAACATCTCCGGGAGTTGTTCCCGGAGTTAACGTGCTTCCAGAAATAGTGGCATCACCGTTAACAACTTCGAAAGTGAAAGGAGATTTTCCTGTGGCAGGAGTTAGGGCTGATAAATCAAGAGTGTTATCGACACTCACGGTGGGTCCGGGAGAAACTGTGGCTAGGGGCGTTTTTCCAAGAAGGCTTGCGATATTCGCAGTAACACCGCAACCAGTAATGAGCATCAGACTTATGAGACTGACCCAAAAGCGAAGTGACATTTTTATCCCCAAAACACAAAAAAATGAAAACGAACCCGACAGAAGTGTTTCCCTACTCTTCGTCATATTATAGGTGGGTACTGAGCTAAATGTACGCGATTCGTGAAGGGAGCGTTTTAAAGTGAGTCAACGAACAGCTCTAAGAGCTGATTTTGATAAGCATCACTTAGGAAAAACACATGCGATGTACTAATGACAGGGGAATACCAAACGCCGGTGTTTCCTGAAAGTCCAGGCATATGATTTTTTAAACCCGTTCCATCGGCGTTTACGGAATAAAGACTTAACATTCCATCTGCGTCGGCATCTGCACGATAGAACACGCGCGTGTTTCCCGAATACACGAAGAAATCATAGATATCGGCATAAGCAGGCAAGGTGACGAGTTTGCGTTGTAAAGTCCCGTCCCACTTCACGGCGTAAAGATCCCATTTTCCTAAGGTGTCGATAAGACCTGAATAAACAATCGTGCGATCCGCATCGTCTAAAATGCGCACGGCTTGCAAAGTATTGGCATTCACCTGACCGCCAGCGTAGGGAGCTTTACTAATTTTTCTTGAATCAGTTCCATCAAAATTAGAACTGTAGATTTCATAAACTTCCGGCGCCGACTCGCTAAGCGTGATTAAGCGCTTGTTGCTTCCTTCGATGAGCGCTTCAGACCAACTGGTGTTGGCGGTGGCATCCAACGAAGCGTTGATAGGATATAAAGTTTGGGTGCTGATATTGAAAGTTTTAAGGGCGGTCTTTCCATCTGTTGCCCAATCGCCTTTGATAATAGCGTAGGAAGAATCCGGACTGAAATTACAGTCTGTCGCCATTCGTGCTGTATCGATGCCTACGTCCACCAGATAATTTGTTGCTGGCGTGGCTACATTTACCAGGCGTACATCGTTTCGGCGGGCCACCGTGAGGTAACCCCAGTAACAAACCCAAGCAGAGTCTTTCGAAATTGAAAACCCGTTGACATCGAAAGCGGATCCAATCGCGGCATTCAGGGCGACAGGTGCTCCGCCGGAAAGGGGAATCATATCCACTTCAATTTTTGTAGCCACTCGATAGTCCCATCGCACGACAATGGCAGAACCATCGGGTGTGACATCCCATTGATTGATCGTCGTGGTATGCGAGTAAGCCGGTGTAAGTTTCGTGTTGCCTGTGCCATCAAAATTGACGACGTAAATATCCATCACGGAATCCGCGGCAAGATCACCCATGTAAAGGATTTTGTTCGCAGACTCGATGACTTTGTACTGAGTGATGTTTCCGCCAGACGCTGTGATGGCTGCGTTCAATTTTAAAGGTGTGCTGGCTGAAGACGTGTCCGAAATATAAAGCTCTTCCTTGCCAGCTGTATCCTGATCCGCGATGTAGATCACCTTTGCTCCATCCGCTGTGACGGAAAAGCTGCGTATTGTTCCACCACCTGTAGGAAAATTTTTGGTCATTCGCAACACATTGGAACCGTCAGCATCCGCAACATAAATGTGCATTTCTGCGTCCAGAGTGGGATTCTGACGGAAAACGATTTTGGATCCATTCGCCGCAGCAAGTGGGGCAGGAACGTCGCCAGAAATAATTTGTGGCATCGTAATGCTAGTTAAAGAAGGAGACGAAAGACTGAGAGAAGCTAAGTAAACGCCATAGACATTATCCGTGATAGTGTCGGACTGAAACACGGCCAGGTTGCGTGTCCAATCGATAAAATAATTCTGATTAGCAAACATCACACCGCCAGTAGCAATGGAAATTGCGGGACTGATTTTTCGAATAGAGCTGCCATCGACTGATGCCAAAAACATCTCGTAGCGTGCATCGACCAAAAGATCTGAAATAAACACAACCCGATCACTGGTAGGGCTGACTTTTATAACGGGGTAGTCATGCGCGAAAGTCGCAATCGAGTTTGTAGTCAATTTTACGGGAGGTTCTGATCCATCTACTTTAGCACTATAAAGGTCGAACTTCATATCGTTGGTGGAGGCATAAGCGACTCCTGATAAATCCGCAATGAACAGCACTCGCGTATTGTCCGGAGTAAATACAATCGAATCTTCTTTGTAGCCTCCATTAACGCCGTTGCGTGTTGCCGCCACGGTGGTGATCTGATGAGAGTCCGTGCCATCAAGATTAGCGACGAAAAGGTCATAGTAATTCGCCGTTGTGGTCATACCGAAGCCCAGCTTTCGCGAGTCTTGCGACCAGGCGTAGCTAAGCAGATCATTCGTGGAGCTTGTGCAAGCAGGAGAAGCTTGTGTCTCTGCTTTTGTTTCTAGATTTAAAACCAGCAGCGAATAACAGCCCACGAAAGGTCGATCAATACGATAAGCAAGATATTTAGAATTAGGACTGAAGGCACCGATCTCGACGAAACCTTGAGTTCCTGTTGCGGAAATATTCGTGATTTCTCCGCTGACCAAAGAAACCACGGATAAGGCGGTATTGGACCCGCTCAAGAAGGTTTGGTTTTCACGGAAAGTCACCCACTTGCTATCAGGACTGATGCGATACCCGGCATACACACTTTTTCCGGCAGCCATGGTGGGACTGATCTTGCGCAGATTTGTACCATCTAGTTTCACGGCATACAGGTCAATGCCTTCATCAGTATCCTTGTCGGCGCGGAAAATCACTTCTTCGCCGTTGGGTGTGATTAAGAAATCTCGCACATCACCACCGCTCACTAACGAACCGTTCAGTTTAACTTTGGCTCCAGAAAGCACGCTGATGGCGTAAAGATTAAATTCATTGTCGGTGGATTCAATGTCACCCAAAGCGACAACAATATCCTGATTGGGAGCTAATAAGTAGTTAGTGACGCCCCCCACGGGATTTGCAGTTGTCGGTCCCATCAACACCTTATCGTCGGTGCCGTCGATTTTGACAGAATGAAGTTCGCGCAGTTGAGTGCGACCAATGGTAGAGCGCACGTACAGTGCACGTCCGTGTTTGGGCACCGCTGCCAGAAATTTCGAGGTATCAAGACCCCATTGGCCAGAAAGAGGGTTGATGCGAGTAAGACCTGTGTTGTTGAAATTCACGATGCCTAGATCCACCAGGTCGTCGTTGCGAAGGGGACTCGCCATGAGAATGCGCCCGCTGTCTCCGTATTGCGTGAGGATCCGCACAGACGGAACTCCTGTTGCCGTAATATCGGGGCTGATTTTTTGCCAGCGCGGATAGGCGATGTTCGCCGTCACTGCCGTCGAAATATTTCCTACGGAGTCGAAGTGTTGAATATAAAAATCGATGGAGCTGGCTGTCTCAGAGGAGAGATTGAGTTTGATTTCCCACTTCTGCGATGCTGAACACACGGCCAGATACTCCTGAGAAAGCGACGTCGAGACTTTAACCACATTGAAGGGTTCGGAGCAATCACCGCCGACGGGATAGTCTGCTTTTAGTGACGACAAAGAATAATTCTGTCTGTTATCCAAGGGGTTCACGGTGACAAGAGGTGGAGTTAGATCCACTGTCACCGTTTCAGTATCTTCCGATGTTTTTTTCGCTTCGGTTTCTTCTTGGCGAGCTGTCAGGGCGTACTCGCCCTCAGTAATTCCCTCTAGATCCAGAAGCACCACGAAAGTTTTGTCAGGCAGGCAGGTAGTATTGCCTGAAAAGGAACCCAGTTGAACCTGGACTTCTTTCCCAACGTGGATGCATGAGCCCATCACTGAATAAGAGCGATAATTTGAGGATGAAACAGCTTTATTGTTTTCGTCAAAATTTAAGTGCAAGCGATTAATGCTACGGAAGTCTTCAAGCGATGCATCTAAAGAGCAGGCTGAAGTAAAAAAGCAAATGAGCAGAACGTACCGGTAGATATTTGCACCCATACAAAACTTTTCGGCCTAAAAAGCAAAAACGTTGAGTTTCAAAATGAGATTTTCAGAATGAAAAATTCGAAAACATGAACGCGAGTTTGCGACAGGGATTTTTAGTGGCTTTGAAGCTGGAAGGCCATCTGGATTGCGAGATTTTCCTCGAGGAAACAGAAAAGAAAAACCCCAGCGTCGGAGGGATGAACACTGGGGTTTTTGCGGCGGGATCTACTTCACGTACTGAATAATCGAGTCTTCTGCGAAGCGGACTTTTTTGAGATTTTGAAATGAGTCTTCAGGATGTCTATATCCCAAAGCAACTGTAGCAACGGATTTCCAGCCTGTTCCTTGCAAACCTAAGATTTCGTCGTAGGCAGCAGGATCAAAGCCCTCCATCGGAGTCGCATCAATCTTTAACATCGCCGCAGTTTCTAATAAGAAGCCCATGGCAATGTAAGCTTGACGTTGCGACCATACACGAATTTTTTCATCTGGAGCTTTAACTAAATTTTCAATCATCATACTTTTGAAGCCATCCAGGGAGGAGTGGGGGATAGAGCGAACTTCAGAAATACGATCGATATATTTTTGTATGAAAGCCTCGTCCATTTCTTCTTTATATAAGAAGACGACATAGTGGCTGGCATCAGTCACTTGGGTTTGATTCCAAGAGACAGTCTTTAATTTTTCACGCAGAGCAGGATTTTCAATGACTAAGAACTTCCACGGCTGAATTCCGTAAGAAGAAGGAGCGAGTTGCAAAGAGTCC contains these protein-coding regions:
- a CDS encoding NHL repeat-containing protein, which encodes MSLRFWVSLISLMLITGCGVTANIASLLGKTPLATVSPGPTVSVDNTLDLSALTPATGKSPFTFEVVNGDATISGSTLTPGTTPGDVLVKITDGDGTETFIKIPVTASLDISPKQLTLSTNSSYTYTANHGVPPYTFSATGGTITTGGVFTPDGSLNPATVTITDSLANSVSINITVNPALSSSLNHGVIAANNSATLTGSGGVPGYSYSLVSGPGSIGASTGTYTSAGGTGTVTLRVTDSLGNTFDRTLTVNPVLAASPASARLLTSTLSSFSATGGVPPYTYTMGVGSTGTISLMTGSYTAPNTASADTVIITDSLGNTATSLVDVVTSVSLAVNRSSMPPGVAVTFTASNGFPPYTYSIVSGGGSIDAISGVYSASTSGSKTIAVTDSLSMTSQMTITVYEPLAGNAFAVGIGDTATVTYTGGVPPVSASILSGAGSVSGLTFTAPGTAGTTTLRLTDSDGNVADTIATITPPPSFTSFSVNSPFTSANVSVTMVGANYDSWCLRLNVNSTDGCTWQTGPLPTSLDITRPQKLYKDPKSYYAFLKRGNSIAAASDHKIFNSKFPLGSPWAAFDPKYVFAHGTDLWVYDAATPSVRKFDKHGNVLFTIGEFGSFKGMINPLKGLASDSAGNLYVGDNVNRRVQKFSPTGAWLMQIPATPVGSTENGYFNDMREVAVDSAGNVYVADGRHIIQKFNSVGEWQANIGSSGTGDGQFINIEDIKIDSAGNIFVADTGNHRVQKIGPSGTFLMKFGSNGTGNGQFSGLKDLFLDSSGDILVLDESGLQRFSSTGTWLSKQVLLTSPTSFPVYVSSFTIDSEGTLVVADSNLMGIVKFDGALNPTPLVRRISNDDGHFYILQKISVDASQNIWVAESHNHRIQQFDNNGDFLMKVGSNGTGDGQFQYPGAIAVTNDGSFFVADNGNRIQKFDAAGNWQRTYPIGMKATALALDSAGQLYFTSTGSKIRRLNPDTGVVTEAFDTAGTPDSGFFSPAGISIDSSNNFYIASDYHVLKFSPTGTFLFSSGGWGSTSGKFSQVLGDAAVSPNGDIIAADQGGVAHIFSSTGAFKATISSSGLGRKVNSPRGIAVDSAGNIYISDSTRNQVLKFSPAGVQLFD
- a CDS encoding TolB family protein produces the protein MGANIYRYVLLICFFTSACSLDASLEDFRSINRLHLNFDENNKAVSSSNYRSYSVMGSCIHVGKEVQVQLGSFSGNTTCLPDKTFVVLLDLEGITEGEYALTARQEETEAKKTSEDTETVTVDLTPPLVTVNPLDNRQNYSLSSLKADYPVGGDCSEPFNVVKVSTSLSQEYLAVCSASQKWEIKLNLSSETASSIDFYIQHFDSVGNISTAVTANIAYPRWQKISPDITATGVPSVRILTQYGDSGRILMASPLRNDDLVDLGIVNFNNTGLTRINPLSGQWGLDTSKFLAAVPKHGRALYVRSTIGRTQLRELHSVKIDGTDDKVLMGPTTANPVGGVTNYLLAPNQDIVVALGDIESTDNEFNLYAISVLSGAKVKLNGSLVSGGDVRDFLITPNGEEVIFRADKDTDEGIDLYAVKLDGTNLRKISPTMAAGKSVYAGYRISPDSKWVTFRENQTFLSGSNTALSVVSLVSGEITNISATGTQGFVEIGAFSPNSKYLAYRIDRPFVGCYSLLVLNLETKAETQASPACTSSTNDLLSYAWSQDSRKLGFGMTTTANYYDLFVANLDGTDSHQITTVAATRNGVNGGYKEDSIVFTPDNTRVLFIADLSGVAYASTNDMKFDLYSAKVDGSEPPVKLTTNSIATFAHDYPVIKVSPTSDRVVFISDLLVDARYEMFLASVDGSSIRKISPAISIATGGVMFANQNYFIDWTRNLAVFQSDTITDNVYGVYLASLSLSSPSLTSITMPQIISGDVPAPLAAANGSKIVFRQNPTLDAEMHIYVADADGSNVLRMTKNFPTGGGTIRSFSVTADGAKVIYIADQDTAGKEELYISDTSSASTPLKLNAAITASGGNITQYKVIESANKILYMGDLAADSVMDIYVVNFDGTGNTKLTPAYSHTTTINQWDVTPDGSAIVVRWDYRVATKIEVDMIPLSGGAPVALNAAIGSAFDVNGFSISKDSAWVCYWGYLTVARRNDVRLVNVATPATNYLVDVGIDTARMATDCNFSPDSSYAIIKGDWATDGKTALKTFNISTQTLYPINASLDATANTSWSEALIEGSNKRLITLSESAPEVYEIYSSNFDGTDSRKISKAPYAGGQVNANTLQAVRILDDADRTIVYSGLIDTLGKWDLYAVKWDGTLQRKLVTLPAYADIYDFFVYSGNTRVFYRADADADGMLSLYSVNADGTGLKNHMPGLSGNTGVWYSPVISTSHVFFLSDAYQNQLLELFVDSL
- a CDS encoding NAD(P)H-dependent oxidoreductase; this encodes MTHTSIKEALDWRYATKRYDATKKISEKDWEVLKDSLQLAPSSYGIQPWKFLVIENPALREKLKTVSWNQTQVTDASHYVVFLYKEEMDEAFIQKYIDRISEVRSIPHSSLDGFKSMMIENLVKAPDEKIRVWSQRQAYIAMGFLLETAAMLKIDATPMEGFDPAAYDEILGLQGTGWKSVATVALGYRHPEDSFQNLKKVRFAEDSIIQYVK